The Enteractinococcus fodinae genome has a segment encoding these proteins:
- a CDS encoding CHY zinc finger protein: protein MTDPQVYGHTVDDQTRCAHYATLLDVVALKFGCCEQYYPCFKCHDEVADHERRPWPDNRSDEPAVLCGVCKTELLVAQYMRTERCPACSAAFNPGCSAHYGIYFETPGD, encoded by the coding sequence ATGACTGATCCCCAGGTGTATGGCCATACGGTCGATGACCAAACACGGTGCGCGCACTATGCGACCCTGTTGGATGTGGTAGCGCTGAAATTTGGGTGCTGTGAACAGTACTATCCGTGCTTCAAATGTCATGATGAGGTAGCTGACCACGAGCGTCGACCGTGGCCAGATAACCGTAGCGATGAGCCAGCAGTGCTGTGCGGAGTCTGCAAAACGGAACTTCTCGTCGCTCAATACATGCGCACGGAACGATGCCCTGCCTGTAGTGCGGCCTTCAATCCGGGCTGTAGTGCACATTATGGAATCTACTTTGAAACTCCGGGCGACTAA
- the recR gene encoding recombination mediator RecR has protein sequence MYDGAVQSLIDELGRLPGIGPKSAQRIAFHILEASEEDMVALATAITDVKSKIRLCEICFNVSEHDRCAICRDDNRDTGLLCVVEESQDVLAIERTRTFNGRYHVLGGAINPIGGIGPEQLRVRELLTRLQDDTVKEVIIATNPNLEGEATATYLTRMLAPVGMTLSRLASGLPVGGDLEYADEVTLGRAFEGRRKLGETP, from the coding sequence GTGTACGACGGTGCAGTACAGTCTCTGATTGATGAATTGGGCAGGCTCCCGGGCATCGGCCCCAAGTCTGCCCAGCGCATCGCCTTCCATATTCTTGAAGCCTCCGAAGAAGACATGGTCGCGCTGGCCACGGCAATCACCGATGTGAAGTCCAAGATTCGGTTGTGCGAAATCTGCTTCAACGTCTCCGAACACGACCGGTGTGCCATCTGTCGCGACGACAACCGCGACACCGGCCTATTGTGTGTGGTCGAAGAATCCCAAGATGTTCTGGCCATCGAACGCACCCGCACCTTCAACGGGCGCTATCATGTGCTGGGCGGGGCCATCAATCCCATCGGTGGCATCGGGCCCGAACAACTTCGGGTTCGCGAGTTACTCACCAGACTCCAAGATGACACGGTCAAAGAAGTCATCATCGCCACTAACCCCAACCTGGAGGGCGAAGCCACCGCAACATACCTAACCCGCATGTTGGCGCCGGTCGGGATGACGCTGTCGCGCCTGGCCTCCGGACTGCCGGTCGGCGGCGATCTGGAATACGCCGACGAAGTGACCCTGGGCAGAGCGTTCGAAGGTCGACGCAAACTCGGCGAAACGCCATAG
- a CDS encoding aspartate kinase, with the protein MSLIIQKYGGSSVADAEGIQRVARRVVATQRAGHQVVVVVSAMGDTTDDLLDLAAQVTDDAPKREMDILLSSGERISMALLAMAVNANGSQARSFTGSQAGMMTDTYHGQARITRVSPTRIKEAIDDGNIAIVAGFQGMSPESKDITTMGRGGSDTTAVALAAALNADACEIYTDVDGIYTADPRLVSSASRIHEISSEEMLELAASGSKILHLRAVEYARRFGVKLHVRSSFTDEEGTWVIPDEQDTIQLPEGQPMEQPIVAGVAHDTSEAKVTIIGVPDIPGKAAEIFKVIADAHTNIDMIVQNPSRAGAGATDISFTVPLDQGKEAIAALRAAQERIGFEDVAHQRNIGKISLIGAGMRSNPGVSATFFDALHRAGANIDLISTSEIRISVVTAEDKLQAAVKEIHSAFGLDAEEEATVHGGTGR; encoded by the coding sequence ATGAGCCTGATCATCCAAAAATACGGCGGCTCGTCAGTAGCCGACGCCGAAGGCATCCAACGCGTCGCCCGCCGTGTGGTCGCCACCCAACGGGCCGGCCACCAAGTTGTTGTCGTGGTCTCCGCCATGGGTGACACCACAGATGACCTGCTGGATCTGGCCGCGCAAGTCACCGACGATGCCCCCAAACGGGAAATGGACATTCTGCTTTCCTCCGGTGAGCGCATCTCGATGGCTCTGTTGGCCATGGCCGTCAACGCCAATGGTTCCCAAGCCCGGTCTTTCACCGGCTCGCAAGCTGGCATGATGACCGATACCTATCACGGCCAAGCCCGCATCACCCGGGTCTCCCCCACCCGCATCAAAGAAGCCATCGACGACGGCAATATCGCCATCGTGGCCGGTTTCCAGGGCATGTCCCCCGAATCCAAAGACATCACCACAATGGGTCGCGGCGGCTCCGATACCACCGCCGTCGCACTCGCCGCAGCGCTCAACGCTGACGCGTGCGAAATTTACACCGACGTTGACGGCATCTACACCGCCGACCCACGCCTGGTCTCCTCCGCATCGCGAATCCACGAAATTTCTTCCGAAGAGATGCTGGAACTGGCCGCTTCGGGCTCCAAGATCCTCCACCTGCGTGCGGTCGAGTACGCCCGTCGATTTGGCGTCAAACTCCACGTCCGGTCCTCATTCACGGACGAAGAAGGCACCTGGGTGATCCCAGACGAGCAAGACACCATCCAACTACCAGAAGGCCAACCTATGGAACAGCCCATCGTCGCCGGTGTCGCCCACGACACCTCAGAAGCCAAAGTCACCATCATCGGGGTCCCGGACATTCCAGGCAAAGCCGCCGAGATCTTCAAGGTCATCGCCGATGCTCACACCAACATTGACATGATCGTCCAAAATCCATCGCGCGCAGGTGCCGGTGCCACCGACATCTCCTTCACCGTGCCGTTGGACCAGGGGAAAGAAGCCATCGCAGCACTGCGTGCCGCTCAAGAGCGCATCGGCTTTGAAGACGTGGCCCACCAGCGCAACATTGGCAAAATCTCCCTCATTGGTGCCGGCATGCGTTCCAACCCCGGGGTCTCAGCCACCTTCTTCGATGCCCTGCACCGCGCCGGAGCCAACATCGATCTGATCTCCACGTCCGAGATTCGGATCTCGGTGGTCACTGCCGAAGACAAACTGCAGGCTGCGGTCAAAGAGATTCACAGCGCTTTCGGGCTCGACGCCGAAGAAGAAGCCACCGTTCACGGCGGCACGGGACGCTAA
- a CDS encoding malonic semialdehyde reductase — MVFHGPAAEAGVPREVLDALFVQAHTIKTFAAEPVDPAVIAAVYEDIRWAPTQMNSQPMRLSLIASPEAKQRLSPHMRRGNRDKTMAAPMTIIAAWDPNWHHHLEVLAPHREGARAKLEPDPAARREIGQRSAHLQIGYLILGLRAHGLQVGPMTGFNATGVDEEFHTDTGWKTEVIINVGWKPNVDDADAVRPRAGRLSFVDACQIV, encoded by the coding sequence ATGGTGTTCCACGGTCCCGCTGCCGAGGCTGGGGTGCCTCGGGAAGTCCTGGATGCGCTGTTTGTCCAAGCGCATACCATCAAGACTTTTGCTGCTGAGCCCGTGGATCCGGCCGTGATCGCCGCAGTCTACGAGGACATCCGGTGGGCCCCCACGCAGATGAATTCCCAACCGATGCGTCTCAGCCTCATCGCCAGCCCCGAGGCAAAACAGCGACTGAGCCCGCATATGCGCCGCGGGAACCGTGATAAAACCATGGCCGCGCCGATGACGATTATTGCCGCGTGGGACCCAAATTGGCACCATCACTTAGAGGTGTTAGCACCGCACCGTGAAGGGGCTCGTGCAAAGCTGGAACCCGATCCAGCGGCACGCCGGGAGATTGGGCAACGGTCTGCACACTTACAGATCGGGTATCTCATCCTGGGGCTACGTGCTCACGGTCTGCAGGTGGGCCCGATGACCGGCTTTAATGCCACAGGCGTCGACGAAGAGTTCCACACCGACACCGGGTGGAAAACCGAGGTCATCATCAACGTTGGTTGGAAGCCAAATGTTGATGATGCCGATGCGGTTCGTCCACGGGCCGGCAGGCTCTCTTTCGTCGACGCCTGTCAGATCGTGTAG
- a CDS encoding glycine betaine ABC transporter substrate-binding protein, whose protein sequence is MSHTAKKKFHSMGRVTALAAAVGLALTACGNGETADTGDEGGEDNTIDIAINHGWEEGIAVAELWALILEDEGYEVSKNYMDLAPSFSALSTGDMDFNMNIWQPVTHEEYLNEYGEDLEEVGVWNSDANQVIAVNADAPIDSLDELADNADLFDSELVGIEPGAGLTERTEQYVIPDYGLEDWEFTTSSTPAMLQEVDTATSAGENIAFTLWRPHWAFSAYDIKALEDPEEALGQEENMTIYARNGFSDDHPEVYEWLSNFEFETDLLQDLEEDMFVEEVSQDDYPEVVREWMEENQEWVDSLTN, encoded by the coding sequence ATGAGCCATACAGCAAAGAAAAAATTTCACAGCATGGGCCGTGTCACCGCTCTTGCCGCTGCTGTCGGTCTTGCGCTGACCGCCTGCGGAAACGGGGAGACTGCAGACACCGGCGACGAAGGTGGCGAAGACAACACCATCGACATTGCCATCAACCACGGTTGGGAAGAAGGCATCGCCGTCGCTGAGCTCTGGGCACTCATCCTGGAAGATGAAGGCTACGAAGTCAGCAAAAACTACATGGACCTCGCTCCGAGCTTCTCCGCACTGTCCACCGGTGACATGGACTTCAACATGAACATCTGGCAGCCGGTGACACATGAGGAATACCTCAACGAATACGGCGAAGACCTTGAAGAAGTTGGGGTCTGGAATAGCGACGCGAACCAAGTTATTGCGGTCAACGCTGATGCTCCCATCGACTCGCTGGATGAATTGGCTGACAACGCCGATCTATTCGATAGCGAACTGGTCGGCATTGAACCGGGTGCTGGTCTGACAGAACGCACCGAACAGTACGTTATCCCGGACTACGGCCTGGAAGACTGGGAGTTCACAACCTCCTCAACTCCAGCAATGCTGCAGGAAGTCGACACTGCCACCAGTGCTGGCGAAAACATCGCGTTCACCCTGTGGCGTCCGCACTGGGCTTTTAGCGCTTATGACATCAAAGCACTCGAAGACCCTGAAGAAGCTCTTGGTCAGGAAGAAAACATGACCATCTACGCTCGCAATGGCTTCTCTGACGATCATCCTGAAGTCTATGAATGGTTGTCGAACTTTGAGTTCGAAACAGACCTGCTGCAGGATCTTGAAGAAGACATGTTCGTTGAAGAAGTCTCACAAGACGACTACCCAGAGGTCGTGCGTGAGTGGATGGAAGAAAACCAAGAATGGGTTGACAGCCTCACAAACTAA
- a CDS encoding DNA polymerase III subunit gamma and tau, producing MTTALYRRYRPDTFEEVIGQEHVTVPLANAIDKHRINHAYLFSGPRGCGKTTSARILARCLNCAQGPTATPCGTCESCTDLATGGPGSLDVIEIDAASHGGVDDARDLRERATFAPTRDRYKIFIIDEAHMVTSAGFNALLKIVEEPPEHIKFIFATTEPDKVIGTIRSRTHHYPFRLVPPEPLMAYLETLASAEHVTIAPGVLSLVIRAGGGSVRDTLSVLDQLIAGATEEGVSYELAVNLLGFTPENLLDDVVNALAAEDSATVFRVVDQVVQSGQDPERFVQDLLERFRDVVIVKAAPQDAAGILHGMPADQLRRLEAQANQLGAAEVSRAADITAAALTQMSGATSPRLHLELLMARLMLPATDETERGLAARMDRLERRLEYGGVPETTAAPAQPEPNQPAATAPAQSEEAGLSGAAAARAALARDRIAAEEAQEQPQDEPVQQPQQAAPAETQRAPAPQQQQPAAEPEQPQAQPQAEPIALPAAPQPAQQQQPAAPPRQQEPPVPQQPAERAPQAERPAEPAPQQPAAPPQHQAAASEQKQQPSQVEMVRRAWPEVLEFLKNESRLIWMTVNGNAQVVGYDGKLLTIGFDNDGARNTVQMRGGEKLLAAGFNHVLGIQPELDLISGTSDGGSPKGPSRQARPQLQPPAQRSPQQPAQRPEQAPPVGGPPPHQSGGGPQPPQQAAPASPVSPASPASPPSPTSPSSPSSPQAEPPVSHSQQPTAPPQQSRPQPQHPASPPTQQQPAPQQPAAPQQPPQSPPAGVAGWGTGEPNQAWGQPEPDWGQPDPNWGPPEDEWMPPEDPWYREPQGGQPLPPEAQPPAEPPAASGPTAPEQLTPPTTGQQQPPAAEPEAPPAEPELPSQPDPIAADGYAGFIPREDPADEPFAPAFAKSEAELREEFQRRFSDVIPASPGTSKPQQQGTKPAGSRFADMVAQYGGQQANQQDTPPAAHKDEPADDDDDDYASDDDVIIEESGLAGRAVVEEVLNARLVEERNPDGTPKL from the coding sequence GTGACCACCGCTTTATATCGCCGCTACCGTCCCGATACGTTTGAAGAAGTCATCGGTCAAGAGCACGTTACCGTGCCGTTGGCCAACGCTATCGACAAGCACCGGATTAACCACGCCTACCTGTTTTCCGGTCCTCGTGGTTGCGGTAAAACCACCTCGGCCCGCATCCTTGCGCGCTGCCTAAACTGCGCCCAGGGACCCACGGCAACCCCCTGTGGGACCTGTGAGTCGTGCACCGATTTGGCTACCGGGGGTCCGGGATCGCTCGATGTTATTGAAATTGACGCGGCCTCGCACGGTGGTGTGGATGATGCGCGCGATCTGCGCGAGCGCGCGACATTTGCCCCGACGCGTGACCGGTACAAGATTTTCATTATTGACGAAGCGCATATGGTCACCTCGGCCGGTTTCAACGCGCTGTTGAAGATCGTCGAAGAACCGCCAGAACACATCAAGTTTATTTTTGCTACGACCGAACCCGATAAGGTCATCGGGACCATCCGCTCGCGCACCCACCACTACCCATTCCGGTTAGTGCCACCAGAGCCGTTGATGGCGTATCTGGAAACGCTGGCGTCGGCGGAGCACGTCACGATCGCCCCGGGCGTGTTGTCGCTGGTGATCCGCGCCGGTGGCGGATCGGTCCGTGACACGCTGTCGGTGCTGGACCAACTCATCGCCGGGGCCACCGAAGAAGGGGTCAGCTACGAGCTGGCCGTCAACCTGCTGGGGTTCACGCCCGAGAACCTCTTAGACGATGTGGTCAATGCCCTGGCCGCAGAGGACTCCGCCACGGTATTCCGGGTGGTCGATCAGGTCGTGCAATCCGGGCAAGATCCGGAACGCTTCGTACAGGACCTGTTGGAACGCTTCCGTGATGTCGTGATCGTCAAGGCGGCCCCGCAAGACGCTGCGGGGATTTTGCACGGCATGCCGGCTGACCAACTGCGTCGGTTAGAAGCCCAGGCCAACCAGCTGGGAGCTGCCGAAGTATCCCGGGCCGCAGATATCACTGCCGCAGCGCTGACCCAAATGTCGGGTGCGACCTCTCCGCGCCTACACCTTGAATTACTCATGGCCCGGCTGATGTTACCGGCCACCGATGAAACCGAACGCGGTCTTGCCGCACGCATGGATCGGTTGGAGCGCCGCCTCGAGTACGGCGGGGTCCCCGAAACAACTGCTGCCCCTGCCCAGCCCGAGCCGAACCAGCCTGCAGCGACTGCGCCTGCACAGTCTGAGGAGGCAGGCCTTTCTGGTGCTGCCGCCGCGCGCGCAGCGTTGGCTCGTGATCGCATCGCAGCCGAAGAGGCCCAAGAACAACCCCAAGACGAGCCCGTCCAACAACCGCAACAGGCGGCCCCGGCCGAGACACAACGGGCCCCTGCACCACAGCAACAGCAGCCTGCTGCCGAGCCGGAACAACCGCAAGCGCAACCGCAGGCTGAACCAATTGCGCTACCGGCCGCACCGCAGCCAGCTCAACAGCAGCAACCCGCTGCGCCACCGCGTCAGCAAGAGCCACCGGTCCCCCAGCAGCCGGCGGAACGCGCCCCACAAGCTGAGCGCCCAGCCGAGCCAGCGCCACAACAGCCCGCTGCGCCACCACAGCACCAAGCGGCCGCGTCAGAACAAAAACAACAACCTTCCCAAGTCGAGATGGTTCGCCGCGCGTGGCCCGAAGTGCTCGAGTTTCTGAAAAACGAATCTCGGCTGATCTGGATGACCGTCAACGGCAACGCCCAAGTGGTGGGCTACGACGGCAAATTACTCACCATTGGGTTCGATAACGACGGGGCCCGCAACACCGTACAAATGCGCGGCGGTGAGAAACTGCTCGCCGCCGGTTTCAACCACGTTCTGGGGATCCAGCCGGAGTTGGATCTCATTTCGGGCACGTCAGATGGTGGTTCCCCAAAAGGCCCTAGCCGCCAGGCTCGGCCACAGCTGCAACCTCCAGCACAGCGATCACCGCAGCAACCCGCGCAACGTCCCGAACAGGCGCCACCGGTGGGCGGTCCGCCGCCCCATCAATCCGGTGGCGGCCCTCAACCGCCACAGCAGGCTGCGCCGGCGTCTCCGGTCTCCCCTGCGTCGCCAGCATCGCCACCCTCACCGACCTCGCCCAGTTCGCCCAGCTCACCGCAGGCCGAGCCACCAGTTTCGCACTCGCAGCAACCGACTGCACCTCCACAGCAGAGCCGCCCGCAACCACAGCACCCCGCATCACCACCGACACAGCAACAGCCTGCCCCACAGCAGCCGGCCGCGCCTCAACAGCCGCCGCAGTCACCGCCAGCAGGTGTCGCCGGGTGGGGCACTGGCGAACCCAACCAAGCGTGGGGCCAACCGGAACCCGACTGGGGGCAGCCCGATCCGAACTGGGGGCCACCAGAAGATGAGTGGATGCCACCAGAGGACCCGTGGTACCGCGAACCACAGGGTGGACAACCGCTGCCTCCCGAAGCCCAGCCACCTGCTGAACCACCCGCAGCCAGTGGGCCGACCGCACCTGAACAACTAACGCCTCCGACCACCGGGCAGCAACAACCACCCGCGGCCGAACCGGAAGCGCCACCGGCAGAACCAGAGCTACCCAGTCAGCCAGATCCGATCGCTGCCGACGGTTACGCCGGCTTCATCCCGCGTGAGGACCCAGCTGATGAACCGTTTGCCCCGGCATTTGCCAAGTCTGAAGCCGAACTGCGCGAGGAGTTTCAACGACGTTTTAGCGACGTCATTCCAGCCAGCCCTGGGACCAGCAAGCCTCAACAGCAAGGCACCAAACCCGCAGGGTCGCGCTTTGCCGATATGGTCGCCCAATACGGCGGCCAGCAGGCAAACCAGCAAGACACCCCACCGGCCGCGCACAAGGACGAACCAGCAGACGACGATGACGACGACTACGCCTCGGATGATGACGTCATCATCGAAGAATCCGGTCTGGCCGGTCGCGCCGTCGTCGAAGAAGTGCTCAACGCCCGCCTGGTTGAAGAACGCAACCCTGACGGCACACCCAAACTTTAA
- a CDS encoding DsbA family oxidoreductase: MRIDIWSDIACPWCYIGLTRFEEALATFPHRESVDVHYRTFQLDPSLPERDDRSEVQYLAETKGMPSNQVHQMFETIKADGKEAGIEFNMDDVVVANSWTAHRLLHLAKLHDAEAADESAHITPALKRELLAGHFETGLDLSDHEQLVQVAISVGLDEPRVREVLASDEFDAAARADVAQARAYGVSAVPTYVLAQKYALPGAQSVETFTQALNQVWEELNPAPLQTIGSDGQVCGVDGCD, translated from the coding sequence ATGAGAATTGATATCTGGTCTGACATTGCCTGCCCATGGTGCTACATCGGGCTCACGCGGTTTGAAGAAGCGCTCGCAACATTCCCGCATCGAGAATCGGTAGACGTGCACTATCGCACCTTCCAGCTGGATCCGTCATTGCCTGAGCGCGACGATCGCAGCGAGGTGCAGTACCTGGCAGAGACCAAAGGCATGCCGTCAAACCAGGTGCATCAGATGTTTGAGACCATCAAAGCTGACGGGAAAGAAGCCGGTATAGAGTTCAACATGGACGATGTGGTGGTGGCGAACTCCTGGACCGCCCACCGGTTGTTGCACTTGGCGAAGCTGCATGACGCGGAAGCCGCAGACGAGAGCGCACACATCACGCCGGCATTGAAACGTGAACTGCTAGCCGGACATTTTGAAACGGGTCTGGACCTCTCCGATCACGAACAGCTCGTGCAAGTTGCGATTTCTGTGGGGCTGGATGAACCCCGTGTTCGCGAAGTACTAGCTTCCGACGAGTTTGATGCGGCCGCCCGCGCTGATGTGGCGCAAGCCCGCGCTTATGGGGTCTCAGCCGTCCCGACCTATGTGCTGGCCCAAAAGTACGCACTTCCTGGAGCACAATCGGTTGAAACCTTCACTCAAGCTCTCAATCAAGTCTGGGAGGAACTCAACCCTGCGCCCTTGCAAACTATTGGCAGTGACGGTCAAGTTTGCGGCGTCGACGGTTGCGATTAA
- a CDS encoding heavy metal translocating P-type ATPase yields the protein MSQRNFVVRHPLLHPVVLFVVGGLVLGVVFFFADMPAQLAAVAYVVVGVVILLTSIDMVKALRAGQWGLDILAVVAMLATLAVEEYLAGLIIALMLTGGEALEDMAAGRASRELDSLINRRPTFANVLDTDGITVHRKNISDVEVGDMLVVRGNEVVPVDGLLMSQRASLDESSVTGEALPVTKYTGDEVISGTVNSTETLQLQATTTAQDSHYAKIVRLVEEAVESRAPMVRLADRYAVPFTVISLIVAGVAWWYSGDPVRFAEVLVVATPCPLLIGAPVSFMGGMSSAARANVIVKDGGTLERLAKVKSAAFDKTGTLTQGRPTVSRIEPVTGSVEETLRLAASAEQYSVHVFAEPIVAHARHENLELLAIDTAEEIATNGVEARTSAGDHVRVGKSSFIAEVAPAHEEFPLNAGESAVYVSKNTELVGIIVLADPLRHASTATLQWLTDHGVDQMVMVTGDMEDTAQAIAQEVGFGRAQVFSSMSPTDKVEVVQRMPAPTLMVGDGINDAPILATADVGIAMGARGATAASESADAVITSENIARLADVVHISKRTVSIALQSIWFGMAVSIGLMAIAAFGYLPATFGALLQEVVDIVAIVIALRALRLHRDIPSKRITSPRRATTPVRV from the coding sequence ATGAGCCAGCGAAATTTTGTTGTCCGGCACCCACTCCTCCACCCGGTGGTTTTGTTCGTGGTGGGCGGCCTCGTGCTGGGTGTCGTATTCTTCTTCGCTGACATGCCTGCCCAGCTGGCTGCTGTGGCCTACGTGGTCGTCGGCGTCGTTATCCTTCTGACGTCAATTGATATGGTCAAAGCACTCAGAGCCGGTCAGTGGGGGCTAGATATCCTTGCCGTGGTGGCTATGCTTGCCACACTTGCGGTTGAAGAATACTTAGCGGGACTCATTATCGCGCTGATGCTGACCGGCGGTGAAGCGCTCGAAGACATGGCCGCAGGGCGGGCCTCACGCGAACTCGATTCACTTATTAATCGGCGCCCCACGTTTGCGAACGTCTTAGATACCGACGGAATCACCGTGCATCGAAAGAATATTTCCGATGTCGAAGTCGGCGATATGCTCGTCGTCCGCGGCAATGAGGTAGTCCCGGTCGATGGCTTGTTAATGTCACAGCGGGCCTCACTCGACGAATCATCGGTCACCGGCGAAGCCCTGCCGGTGACAAAATACACCGGGGACGAAGTCATCTCCGGTACGGTCAACAGCACCGAGACCCTACAGCTGCAGGCCACTACTACTGCCCAAGACTCGCATTATGCCAAGATTGTACGCTTGGTCGAAGAAGCCGTGGAATCTCGTGCGCCGATGGTGCGACTTGCAGATCGCTACGCTGTCCCCTTTACAGTCATCTCGCTGATCGTCGCGGGCGTGGCCTGGTGGTATTCCGGAGATCCGGTGCGCTTTGCCGAAGTGCTCGTGGTGGCGACGCCATGCCCCCTACTCATCGGTGCCCCTGTGTCATTTATGGGTGGTATGTCTTCAGCCGCCCGAGCCAATGTCATCGTTAAAGACGGTGGCACTCTGGAGCGGCTTGCAAAGGTGAAGTCGGCGGCTTTCGATAAAACGGGCACGCTCACTCAAGGCAGACCAACGGTTTCACGGATCGAGCCCGTGACCGGCTCTGTTGAAGAGACCCTGCGACTGGCAGCTTCGGCCGAGCAGTATTCGGTACATGTCTTTGCTGAACCAATTGTGGCGCATGCTCGCCACGAAAATCTCGAACTCCTAGCAATCGACACTGCAGAAGAGATCGCAACCAACGGGGTCGAGGCACGAACGTCAGCTGGTGATCACGTGCGAGTCGGGAAATCATCATTCATCGCAGAGGTTGCGCCCGCACATGAAGAATTCCCGCTCAACGCCGGGGAATCAGCCGTCTACGTCTCCAAGAACACCGAGCTTGTTGGCATCATCGTCCTGGCTGATCCGCTGAGACACGCCTCGACCGCCACGCTGCAATGGCTGACCGACCACGGGGTAGACCAAATGGTCATGGTCACCGGCGACATGGAAGATACCGCCCAGGCCATCGCCCAAGAAGTGGGATTCGGTCGCGCGCAAGTTTTCTCATCGATGAGCCCGACAGACAAAGTCGAGGTCGTCCAACGGATGCCGGCTCCCACACTCATGGTCGGCGATGGCATCAACGATGCACCCATCCTGGCAACCGCCGATGTGGGGATCGCCATGGGTGCCCGCGGCGCGACCGCTGCGTCAGAATCCGCCGATGCGGTCATTACCTCAGAAAATATTGCTCGGCTGGCAGATGTGGTGCATATTTCAAAACGTACGGTGTCGATCGCACTGCAATCCATCTGGTTTGGCATGGCGGTTTCGATTGGGCTCATGGCCATCGCCGCATTTGGGTATTTACCGGCCACGTTCGGCGCCTTATTGCAGGAAGTGGTCGATATTGTTGCAATTGTCATTGCGTTGCGTGCCCTGCGGTTGCATCGAGATATCCCATCGAAGCGCATTACTAGCCCGCGACGAGCGACCACCCCGGTACGCGTTTAG